The Columba livia isolate bColLiv1 breed racing homer chromosome 21, bColLiv1.pat.W.v2, whole genome shotgun sequence genome has a segment encoding these proteins:
- the CROCC gene encoding rootletin isoform X4, producing the protein MSSLLSLQEENRILQQELSRVEDLLAQSRAERDELAIKYNAISERLEQTLRLETGEREAAESRSLAQHNIELRRLLEEEQAAYKRKLQAYQEGQQRQAQLVQKLQAKVLQYKKKCGEVEQQLLEKATELEQERLTSQLDVSGSQPEEESSNELENALIRLEEEQQRSSSLVQVNSMLREQLEQANVANAALSEDIRKLTADWARARDELEQREAEWRREEESFNSYFSSEHSRLLSLWRQVVAFRRHFGDMKATTERDLSELRHEASRTGRAAHAACLHLAANLRLAESQAGAVQEKQAMRLAQLEEQLAARDADLDKAALSTRLAELAAALERLRAEDGEKERAVEALTLQLQKLESSRAQEPSLAEVEALRAELELLRQTLQDVTQAVLADDPEHPPSPPVSPPCPLSPSAATAAIHAALCRRHLQLQEARGQAEAGREEAGTLRRELGDSERRVGTLERQLEQLSAEAEGLRRELQQAEAALGGEQQRVGALQQERVQLQRRSEELEDARDEAARAAEDARQQLERSQQQVEELEAQRAGVQQELLELREELSRAALEAEVARGEREALVEALEKRGHLPSPWREHLPSPWRRHLPSPWREHLPLCLQAQGSCGQLQAAQRGADAERARLRDALARSSELAAGLARERSELGRGLEQLEAERELGRSREQRLGRELERLRARLERGLRLGAAERRGLERGLRAAQEGSRGLREQLRGLRGHQLRLRQHLGQAVQEQSAAGEALAQARGEQERLRGELLRLSQAREDLAKEGASLAVQLAAAQRHGQDQAQEAAGLRLEKEGLESSIFQLQQEVTQLSTRNRQLQAEGRDLRQAKEALEAELAAARLEREQELQARQQAVAAAETAAVTVALQSARDAHRGELDRLQREKEELEAEQDRLAREHEELEAKLVATQRQRESEKQQALALQEQERVAAAETLGGLQRSLAEATAELEQQRREVTGQQEKAQSLTAELRTLRARADEAAASHEREVKHLRDQATAAAKQRDSALREAEEARAQLRLVAEARAAGRRELLEAQREARESREGREEQRRQMQEARRALGDEAREKEALRRSNEELRAALRRAEGERISLKRANEEKEQRLALLEDGQAAAEREVTELRASMRELERARLDARRELQELRRQLKNLDSENSKRSKEVGELQARVALEEQREEESRRQAFGLRQKVAESEADTEAARKELQHLQQRLSEAEGEFRQREKDLARSLEEARGNEKKLLADARNLQLKVEAARGEAAELSLRLSAAEGRAQGLEAELARGESLRRAAETRLGGIQSALRRTMGIGRARAGSPGKGEGPGTPSSPPDPDAASEPEAVRAALRDFLRELQDAQREREELRVQVGTLGRRLAEVEEERDSASARAQQLQKLVAEGEEGDAGRRSGGELSSAQAALLLQEETLRRAEQERRALRDKVAALERSLQAAQERASAARGSEAELQDAKRQLEAAESRGRRLELQQQVLEGELQRARVALGERRVEAQAMQERGERLQKQLTESEQRAGALQLAMERLSAALAPSGSKDDAPSTAVTSADGPATHERLQQLQSALAAGELDRRALQEGLDVARRALGEAREEKAALREQLRALRGEQELLRHCKEELEAQGRQQQEELRGALSRAQGEQRAAERVAQRLHKEKEALRGTLDKVQREQLRCREDSLRLRRSLGCAERDLAQAQNRVRLLQAQVSVLEHPSPMSPRLSPHHGERGHHSLEEQLALLKGQELHPPPGV; encoded by the exons ATGTCCTCGCTGCTGTCCCTCCAGGAGGAGAACCGcatcctgcagcaggagctgtcgCGCGTCGAGGACTTGCTGGCGCAGAGCCGGGCCGAGCGCGATGAGTTGGCCATCAAGTACAACGCCATCAGTGAGCGG CTGGAGCAAACCCTGCGGCTGGAGACGGGCGAGCGGGAAGCGGCCGAGAGCCGGAGCCTGGCGCAGCACAACATCGAGCTGCGgcggctgctggaggaggaacaAGCTGCCTACAAGCGCAAGCTGCAGGCGTACCAGGAGGGCCAGCAGCGGCAAGCACAGCTGGTGCAGAAGCTCCAAGCCAAG GTGTTGCAGTATAAGAAGAAATGCGGCGaagtggagcagcagctgctggagaaggcgacggagctggagcaggagagGCTGACG agccagctggatGTGAGCGGCTCACAGCCAGAGGAGGAGAGCAGCAATGAGCTGGAGAACGCCCTGATCCGGCTGGAAGAAGAACAGCAGAG gagcagcagcctggtGCAGGTGAACTCGATGCTGCGGGAGCAGCTGGAACAAGCCAACGTGGCCAATGCGGCGCTGAGCGAGGACATCCGCAAACTGACGGCCGACTGGGCGCGGGCCCGGGATGAGCTGGAGCAGCGGGAGGCGGAGTGGAGGCGCGAGGAGGAG TCCTTCAACAGCTACTTCAGCAGCGAGCACAGCCGCCTGCTCAGCCTCTGGAGACAGGTGGTGGCCTTCAGGCGCCACTTTGGGGACATGAAAGCCACCACCGAGAG GGACCTGTCGGAGCTGCGGCACGAGGCGTCACGCACGGGCAGGGCTGCGCACGCCGCCTGCCTGCACCTGGCAGCCAACCTGCGGCTGGCCGAGAGCCAGGCGGGCGCCGTGCAGGAGAAGCAGGCGATGCGGCTGGCACAGCTGGAGGAACAGCTGGCGGCGCGGGATGCCGACCTGGACAAAGCCGCCCTCAGCACCAG gctggCGGAGCTGGCGGCGGCGCTGGAGCGGCTGCGGGCGGAGGACGGGGAGAAGGAGCGGGCGGTGGAGGCGCTGACGCTGCAGCTGCAAAAACTG GAGAGCTCGCGTGCCCAGGAGCCGTCGCTGGCGGAGGTGGAGGCTCTGCGCgcggagctggagctgctccgGCAGACGCTGCAGGATGTCACCCAG GCAGTGCTGGCAGACGACCCCGAGCACCCACcgtcccccccagtgtcccccccgtgtcccctctcGCCCAGCGCTGCCACCGCCGCCATTCACGCCGCTCTGTGCCGCCGccacctccagctgcag GAGGCGCGGGGCCAGGCGGAGGCCGGGCGGGAGGAAGCCGGGACCCTGCGGCGGGAGCTGGGGGACAGCGAGAGGCGGGTGGGGACCCTGGAgcggcagctggagcagctcagcGCCGAGGCCGAGGGCCTGCGCAG ggagctgcagcaggcGGAGGCGGCGCTGGGGGGGGAGCAGCAGCGGGTGGgcgccctgcagcaggagcgggTGCAGCTGCAGCGCCGCAGCGAGGAGCTGGAGGATGCGCGGGATGAGGCTGCCCGTGCCGCTGAGGACGCCCGCCAGCAGCTGGAGCGCAG ccagcagcaggtggaggagctggaggctcAGCGGGCGGgggtgcagcaggagctgctggagctgcgggaGGAGCTGAGCCGGGCGGCGCTGGAGGCCGAGGTGGCTCGGGGCGAGCGGGAGGCGCTGGTGGAGGCGCTGGAAAAG CGCGGACATCTACCCTCTCCCTGGCGGGAACATCTACCCTCTCCCTGGCGCAGACATCTACCCTCTCCCTGGCGGGAACATCTACCCCTGTGTCTCCAGGCGCAGGGGAGCTGcgggcagctgcaggcagcacagcgcGGAGCGGACGCGGAGCGGGCGCGGCTGCGGGACGCCCTGGCCCGGAGCAGCGAGCTGGCGGCGGGACTGGCCCGGGAGCGCTCGGAGCTGGGCcgggggctggagcagctggaagcGGAGCGGGAGCTCGGGCGAAGCCGGGAGCAGCGGCTGGGCCGGGAGCTGGAGAGGCTGCGGGCGCGGCTGGAGCGGGGGCTGCGCCTGGGGGCGGCCGAGCGGCGGGGGCTGGagcgggggctgcgggcggcCCAGGAGGGATcccgggggctgcgggagcagctgcgggggctgcgggggcacCAGCTGCGGCTGCGGCAGCACCTGGGCCAG GCAGTGCAGGAGCAGAGCGCGGCGGGCGAGGCGCTGGCGCAGGCGCGGGGGGAGCAGGAGCGGCTGCGGGGGGAGCTGCTGCGGCTCAGCCAGGCCCGCGAGGATTTGGCCAAGGAGGGGGCCAGCCTGGCTGTCCAGCTCGCTGCCGCCCAGCGCCATGGCCAGGATCAGGCTCAGGAGGCAGCTGGGCtcag GTTGGAGAAGGaggggctggagagcagcatcttccagctgcagcaggaggtcACCCAGCTCAGCACCCGCAACCGGCAGCTGCAGGCCGAGGGCCGGGACCTGCGCCAGGCCAAGGAGGCGTTGGAGG CGGAGCTGGCTGCCGCGCGGCTGGAgcgggagcaggagctgcaggcgCGGCAGCAGGCGGTGGCAGCGGCCGAGACGGCGGCGGTGACGGTGGCTTTGCAGAGCGCCCGCGACGCTCACCGCGGCGAGCTGGACCGCCTGCAGCGCGAGAAG gaggagctggaggccgAGCAGGACCGGCTGGCGCGGGAGCACGAGGAGCTGGAGGCCAAGCTGGTGGCGACGCAGCGGCAGCGCGAGAGCGAGAAGCAGCAG GCACTGgcgctgcaggagcaggagcggGTGGCGGCGGCGGAGACGCTGGGGGGGCTGCAGCGCAGTCTGGCCGAGGCCACGGCCGAGCTCGAGCAGCAGCGGCGAGAGGTCACTGGGCAGCAGGAGAAGGCGCAG agCCTGACTGCAGAGCTGCGCACCCTGCGGGCACGGGCAGACGAGGCAGCAGCATCCCACGAGCGGGAGGTGAAACATCTCCGTGACCAAGCAACAGCAGCGGCCAAGCAACGAGACAGTGCCCTCCGGGAG GCGGAGGAGGCGCGGGCGCAGCTGCGGCTGGTGGCGGAGGCGCGGGCGGCGGGACggcgggagctgctggaggcGCAACGGGAGGCCCGGGAGAGCCGGGAGGGCCGGGAGGAGCAGCGGCGGCAGATGCAGGAGGCTCGGCGGGCGCTGGGGGACGAGGCTCGGGAGAAGGAGGCCCTGCGGCGCTCCAATGAGGAGCTGCGGGCGGCCCTGCGGCGCGCCGAGGGCGAGCGCATCAG CCTGAAACGTGCCAACGAGGAGAAGGAGCAGCGGCTGGCGCTGCTGGAGGACGGGCaggcggcggcggagcgggaGGTGACGGAGCTGCGGGCGAGCATGCGGGAGCTGGAGCGCGCCCGCCTCGACGCCCGCCgtgagctgcaggagctgcgcCGGCAG CTGAAGAACCTGGACAGCGAGAACAGCAAGAGGAGCAAGGAGGTGGGTGAGCTGCAGGCGCGGGTGGCCCTGGAGGAGCAGCGGGAGGAGGAGAGCCGCCGCCAAGCCTTTGGCCTCAGGCAGAAGGTGGCAGAGAGTGAGGCTGACACAGAGGCAGCCAGGAAAGAG ctccagcacctgcagcagcGGCTGTCGGAGGCGGAGGGCGAATTTCGGCAGCGGGAGAAGGACCTGGCCCGGAGCTTGGAGGAAGCTCGTGGCAACGAGAAGAAGCTGCTGGCTGATGCCCGCAACCTGCAGCTGAAGGTGGAGGCGGCGCGGGGCGAAGCAGCGGAGCTGAGCCTGCGCCTGAGCGCGGCCGAGGGCCGGGCGCAGGGGCTGGAAGCCGAGCTGGCCCGCGGCGAGTCGCTGCGCCGAGCTGCTGAAACCCGCCTGGGAGGCATCCAGTCCGCCCTGCGCCGCACCATGGGCATCGGCCGGGCACGGGCCGGCTCCCCAGGCAAGG GTGAGGGACCGGGGACCCCCAGCTCACCCCCAGACCCCGATGCAGCGAGCGAACCCGAGGCGGTGCGGGCGGCCCTGCGGGATTTCCTGCGCGAGCTGCAGGATGCGCAGCGGGAGCGG GAGGAGCTGCGGGTGCAGGTGGGGACGCTGGGCCGGCGGCTGgcagaggtggaggaggagCGGGACAGCGCCAGCGCCCGCGCCCAGCAGCTCCAAAAACTGGTGGCTGAGGGCGAGGAAGGTGATgcag GGCGCCGCAGCGGGGGGGAGCTGAGCAGCGCCCAGGccgcgctgctgctgcaggaggagacGCTTCGGCGAGCCGAGCAGGAGCGCCGGGCGCTGCGGGACAAGGTGGCGGCGCTGGAACGCAGCCTGCAAGCCGCACAG GAGAGGGCGAGCGCGGCGCGGGGCAGCGAGGCCGAGCTGCAGGATGCCAAgcggcagctggaggctgcggAGAGCCGGGGCCGgcggctggagctgcagcagcaggtgctggAGGGCGAGCTGCAGCGGGCACGGGTGGCCCTGGGCGAGCGGCGAGTGGAGGCGCAGGCGATGCAGGAGCGCGGGGAGCGGCTGCAGAAACAG CTCACGGAGAGCGAGCAGCGCGCCGGTGCGTTGCAGCTGGCCATGGAGCGGCTGAGCGCGGCGCTGGCCCCGAGCGGCTCCAAGGACGACGCTCCGAGCACCGCGGTGACATCCGCCGACGGCCCCGCCACCCACGAgcggctgcagcagctccaaagCGCCTTGGCCGCCGGAGAGCTGGACCGCCGGGCCCTGCAG GAGGGGCTGGATGTGGCCCGGCGGGCGCTGGGCGAAGCACGGGAGGAGAAGGCGGCGCTGCGGGAGCAGCTGCGGGCGCTGCggggggagcaggagctgctgcggcACTgcaaggaggagctggaggcgcaggggaggcagcagcaggag gagctgcggGGGGCCCTGTCCCGCGCACAGGGGGAGCAGCGAGCGGCCGAGCGCGTCGCCCAGCGCCTGCACAAGGAGAAG
- the CROCC gene encoding rootletin isoform X2, whose protein sequence is MSSLLSLQEENRILQQELSRVEDLLAQSRAERDELAIKYNAISERLEQTLRLETGEREAAESRSLAQHNIELRRLLEEEQAAYKRKLQAYQEGQQRQAQLVQKLQAKVLQYKKKCGEVEQQLLEKATELEQERLTSQLDVSGSQPEEESSNELENALIRLEEEQQRSSSLVQVNSMLREQLEQANVANAALSEDIRKLTADWARARDELEQREAEWRREEESFNSYFSSEHSRLLSLWRQVVAFRRHFGDMKATTERDLSELRHEASRTGRAAHAACLHLAANLRLAESQAGAVQEKQAMRLAQLEEQLAARDADLDKAALSTRLAELAAALERLRAEDGEKERAVEALTLQLQKLESSRAQEPSLAEVEALRAELELLRQTLQDVTQAVLADDPEHPPSPPVSPPCPLSPSAATAAIHAALCRRHLQLQEARGQAEAGREEAGTLRRELGDSERRVGTLERQLEQLSAEAEGLRRELQQAEAALGGEQQRVGALQQERVQLQRRSEELEDARDEAARAAEDARQQLERSQQQVEELEAQRAGVQQELLELREELSRAALEAEVARGEREALVEALEKRGHLPSPWREHLPSPWRRHLPSPWREHLPLCLQAQGSCGQLQAAQRGADAERARLRDALARSSELAAGLARERSELGRGLEQLEAERELGRSREQRLGRELERLRARLERGLRLGAAERRGLERGLRAAQEGSRGLREQLRGLRGHQLRLRQHLGQAVQEQSAAGEALAQARGEQERLRGELLRLSQAREDLAKEGASLAVQLAAAQRHGQDQAQEAAGLRLEKEGLESSIFQLQQEVTQLSTRNRQLQAEGRDLRQAKEALEAELAAARLEREQELQARQQAVAAAETAAVTVALQSARDAHRGELDRLQREKEELEAEQDRLAREHEELEAKLVATQRQRESEKQQALALQEQERVAAAETLGGLQRSLAEATAELEQQRREVTGQQEKAQSLTAELRTLRARADEAAASHEREVKHLRDQATAAAKQRDSALREAEEARAQLRLVAEARAAGRRELLEAQREARESREGREEQRRQMQEARRALGDEAREKEALRRSNEELRAALRRAEGERISLKRANEEKEQRLALLEDGQAAAEREVTELRASMRELERARLDARRELQELRRQLKNLDSENSKRSKEVGELQARVALEEQREEESRRQAFGLRQKVAESEADTEAARKELQHLQQRLSEAEGEFRQREKDLARSLEEARGNEKKLLADARNLQLKVEAARGEAAELSLRLSAAEGRAQGLEAELARGESLRRAAETRLGGIQSALRRTMGIGRARAGSPGKGEGPGTPSSPPDPDAASEPEAVRAALRDFLRELQDAQREREELRVQVGTLGRRLAEVEEERDSASARAQQLQKLVAEGEEGRRSGGELSSAQAALLLQEETLRRAEQERRALRDKVAALERSLQAAQERASAARGSEAELQDAKRQLEAAESRGRRLELQQQVLEGELQRARVALGERRVEAQAMQERGERLQKQLTESEQRAGALQLAMERLSAALAPSGSKDDAPSTAVTSADGPATHERLQQLQSALAAGELDRRALQEGLDVARRALGEAREEKAALREQLRALRGEQELLRHCKEELEAQGRQQQEELRGALSRAQGEQRAAERVAQRLHKEKEALRGTLDKIVSAIYNVRTTCSILPAFPMPLAAGAAGAAALPGGLSAAAALAGLRRAGPGAGSEPRPPAAGAGVGAGAPIPNVPTTVPPPRGARPPQPGGAAGAAEGTGAASPPRRLVTPAETGTTQRTGDPPAQKTPRFVSIVPFFKQIKIALSQQAHF, encoded by the exons ATGTCCTCGCTGCTGTCCCTCCAGGAGGAGAACCGcatcctgcagcaggagctgtcgCGCGTCGAGGACTTGCTGGCGCAGAGCCGGGCCGAGCGCGATGAGTTGGCCATCAAGTACAACGCCATCAGTGAGCGG CTGGAGCAAACCCTGCGGCTGGAGACGGGCGAGCGGGAAGCGGCCGAGAGCCGGAGCCTGGCGCAGCACAACATCGAGCTGCGgcggctgctggaggaggaacaAGCTGCCTACAAGCGCAAGCTGCAGGCGTACCAGGAGGGCCAGCAGCGGCAAGCACAGCTGGTGCAGAAGCTCCAAGCCAAG GTGTTGCAGTATAAGAAGAAATGCGGCGaagtggagcagcagctgctggagaaggcgacggagctggagcaggagagGCTGACG agccagctggatGTGAGCGGCTCACAGCCAGAGGAGGAGAGCAGCAATGAGCTGGAGAACGCCCTGATCCGGCTGGAAGAAGAACAGCAGAG gagcagcagcctggtGCAGGTGAACTCGATGCTGCGGGAGCAGCTGGAACAAGCCAACGTGGCCAATGCGGCGCTGAGCGAGGACATCCGCAAACTGACGGCCGACTGGGCGCGGGCCCGGGATGAGCTGGAGCAGCGGGAGGCGGAGTGGAGGCGCGAGGAGGAG TCCTTCAACAGCTACTTCAGCAGCGAGCACAGCCGCCTGCTCAGCCTCTGGAGACAGGTGGTGGCCTTCAGGCGCCACTTTGGGGACATGAAAGCCACCACCGAGAG GGACCTGTCGGAGCTGCGGCACGAGGCGTCACGCACGGGCAGGGCTGCGCACGCCGCCTGCCTGCACCTGGCAGCCAACCTGCGGCTGGCCGAGAGCCAGGCGGGCGCCGTGCAGGAGAAGCAGGCGATGCGGCTGGCACAGCTGGAGGAACAGCTGGCGGCGCGGGATGCCGACCTGGACAAAGCCGCCCTCAGCACCAG gctggCGGAGCTGGCGGCGGCGCTGGAGCGGCTGCGGGCGGAGGACGGGGAGAAGGAGCGGGCGGTGGAGGCGCTGACGCTGCAGCTGCAAAAACTG GAGAGCTCGCGTGCCCAGGAGCCGTCGCTGGCGGAGGTGGAGGCTCTGCGCgcggagctggagctgctccgGCAGACGCTGCAGGATGTCACCCAG GCAGTGCTGGCAGACGACCCCGAGCACCCACcgtcccccccagtgtcccccccgtgtcccctctcGCCCAGCGCTGCCACCGCCGCCATTCACGCCGCTCTGTGCCGCCGccacctccagctgcag GAGGCGCGGGGCCAGGCGGAGGCCGGGCGGGAGGAAGCCGGGACCCTGCGGCGGGAGCTGGGGGACAGCGAGAGGCGGGTGGGGACCCTGGAgcggcagctggagcagctcagcGCCGAGGCCGAGGGCCTGCGCAG ggagctgcagcaggcGGAGGCGGCGCTGGGGGGGGAGCAGCAGCGGGTGGgcgccctgcagcaggagcgggTGCAGCTGCAGCGCCGCAGCGAGGAGCTGGAGGATGCGCGGGATGAGGCTGCCCGTGCCGCTGAGGACGCCCGCCAGCAGCTGGAGCGCAG ccagcagcaggtggaggagctggaggctcAGCGGGCGGgggtgcagcaggagctgctggagctgcgggaGGAGCTGAGCCGGGCGGCGCTGGAGGCCGAGGTGGCTCGGGGCGAGCGGGAGGCGCTGGTGGAGGCGCTGGAAAAG CGCGGACATCTACCCTCTCCCTGGCGGGAACATCTACCCTCTCCCTGGCGCAGACATCTACCCTCTCCCTGGCGGGAACATCTACCCCTGTGTCTCCAGGCGCAGGGGAGCTGcgggcagctgcaggcagcacagcgcGGAGCGGACGCGGAGCGGGCGCGGCTGCGGGACGCCCTGGCCCGGAGCAGCGAGCTGGCGGCGGGACTGGCCCGGGAGCGCTCGGAGCTGGGCcgggggctggagcagctggaagcGGAGCGGGAGCTCGGGCGAAGCCGGGAGCAGCGGCTGGGCCGGGAGCTGGAGAGGCTGCGGGCGCGGCTGGAGCGGGGGCTGCGCCTGGGGGCGGCCGAGCGGCGGGGGCTGGagcgggggctgcgggcggcCCAGGAGGGATcccgggggctgcgggagcagctgcgggggctgcgggggcacCAGCTGCGGCTGCGGCAGCACCTGGGCCAG GCAGTGCAGGAGCAGAGCGCGGCGGGCGAGGCGCTGGCGCAGGCGCGGGGGGAGCAGGAGCGGCTGCGGGGGGAGCTGCTGCGGCTCAGCCAGGCCCGCGAGGATTTGGCCAAGGAGGGGGCCAGCCTGGCTGTCCAGCTCGCTGCCGCCCAGCGCCATGGCCAGGATCAGGCTCAGGAGGCAGCTGGGCtcag GTTGGAGAAGGaggggctggagagcagcatcttccagctgcagcaggaggtcACCCAGCTCAGCACCCGCAACCGGCAGCTGCAGGCCGAGGGCCGGGACCTGCGCCAGGCCAAGGAGGCGTTGGAGG CGGAGCTGGCTGCCGCGCGGCTGGAgcgggagcaggagctgcaggcgCGGCAGCAGGCGGTGGCAGCGGCCGAGACGGCGGCGGTGACGGTGGCTTTGCAGAGCGCCCGCGACGCTCACCGCGGCGAGCTGGACCGCCTGCAGCGCGAGAAG gaggagctggaggccgAGCAGGACCGGCTGGCGCGGGAGCACGAGGAGCTGGAGGCCAAGCTGGTGGCGACGCAGCGGCAGCGCGAGAGCGAGAAGCAGCAG GCACTGgcgctgcaggagcaggagcggGTGGCGGCGGCGGAGACGCTGGGGGGGCTGCAGCGCAGTCTGGCCGAGGCCACGGCCGAGCTCGAGCAGCAGCGGCGAGAGGTCACTGGGCAGCAGGAGAAGGCGCAG agCCTGACTGCAGAGCTGCGCACCCTGCGGGCACGGGCAGACGAGGCAGCAGCATCCCACGAGCGGGAGGTGAAACATCTCCGTGACCAAGCAACAGCAGCGGCCAAGCAACGAGACAGTGCCCTCCGGGAG GCGGAGGAGGCGCGGGCGCAGCTGCGGCTGGTGGCGGAGGCGCGGGCGGCGGGACggcgggagctgctggaggcGCAACGGGAGGCCCGGGAGAGCCGGGAGGGCCGGGAGGAGCAGCGGCGGCAGATGCAGGAGGCTCGGCGGGCGCTGGGGGACGAGGCTCGGGAGAAGGAGGCCCTGCGGCGCTCCAATGAGGAGCTGCGGGCGGCCCTGCGGCGCGCCGAGGGCGAGCGCATCAG CCTGAAACGTGCCAACGAGGAGAAGGAGCAGCGGCTGGCGCTGCTGGAGGACGGGCaggcggcggcggagcgggaGGTGACGGAGCTGCGGGCGAGCATGCGGGAGCTGGAGCGCGCCCGCCTCGACGCCCGCCgtgagctgcaggagctgcgcCGGCAG CTGAAGAACCTGGACAGCGAGAACAGCAAGAGGAGCAAGGAGGTGGGTGAGCTGCAGGCGCGGGTGGCCCTGGAGGAGCAGCGGGAGGAGGAGAGCCGCCGCCAAGCCTTTGGCCTCAGGCAGAAGGTGGCAGAGAGTGAGGCTGACACAGAGGCAGCCAGGAAAGAG ctccagcacctgcagcagcGGCTGTCGGAGGCGGAGGGCGAATTTCGGCAGCGGGAGAAGGACCTGGCCCGGAGCTTGGAGGAAGCTCGTGGCAACGAGAAGAAGCTGCTGGCTGATGCCCGCAACCTGCAGCTGAAGGTGGAGGCGGCGCGGGGCGAAGCAGCGGAGCTGAGCCTGCGCCTGAGCGCGGCCGAGGGCCGGGCGCAGGGGCTGGAAGCCGAGCTGGCCCGCGGCGAGTCGCTGCGCCGAGCTGCTGAAACCCGCCTGGGAGGCATCCAGTCCGCCCTGCGCCGCACCATGGGCATCGGCCGGGCACGGGCCGGCTCCCCAGGCAAGG GTGAGGGACCGGGGACCCCCAGCTCACCCCCAGACCCCGATGCAGCGAGCGAACCCGAGGCGGTGCGGGCGGCCCTGCGGGATTTCCTGCGCGAGCTGCAGGATGCGCAGCGGGAGCGG GAGGAGCTGCGGGTGCAGGTGGGGACGCTGGGCCGGCGGCTGgcagaggtggaggaggagCGGGACAGCGCCAGCGCCCGCGCCCAGCAGCTCCAAAAACTGGTGGCTGAGGGCGAGGAAG GGCGCCGCAGCGGGGGGGAGCTGAGCAGCGCCCAGGccgcgctgctgctgcaggaggagacGCTTCGGCGAGCCGAGCAGGAGCGCCGGGCGCTGCGGGACAAGGTGGCGGCGCTGGAACGCAGCCTGCAAGCCGCACAG GAGAGGGCGAGCGCGGCGCGGGGCAGCGAGGCCGAGCTGCAGGATGCCAAgcggcagctggaggctgcggAGAGCCGGGGCCGgcggctggagctgcagcagcaggtgctggAGGGCGAGCTGCAGCGGGCACGGGTGGCCCTGGGCGAGCGGCGAGTGGAGGCGCAGGCGATGCAGGAGCGCGGGGAGCGGCTGCAGAAACAG CTCACGGAGAGCGAGCAGCGCGCCGGTGCGTTGCAGCTGGCCATGGAGCGGCTGAGCGCGGCGCTGGCCCCGAGCGGCTCCAAGGACGACGCTCCGAGCACCGCGGTGACATCCGCCGACGGCCCCGCCACCCACGAgcggctgcagcagctccaaagCGCCTTGGCCGCCGGAGAGCTGGACCGCCGGGCCCTGCAG GAGGGGCTGGATGTGGCCCGGCGGGCGCTGGGCGAAGCACGGGAGGAGAAGGCGGCGCTGCGGGAGCAGCTGCGGGCGCTGCggggggagcaggagctgctgcggcACTgcaaggaggagctggaggcgcaggggaggcagcagcaggag gagctgcggGGGGCCCTGTCCCGCGCACAGGGGGAGCAGCGAGCGGCCGAGCGCGTCGCCCAGCGCCTGCACAAGGAGAAG